A window of Candidatus Nomurabacteria bacterium genomic DNA:
TTCTGACAACCAAATATTCGGTGATTCGTAATGTAGTTTTACAAGAGAGAGTATTTGACCATCAGATTGTAACAACTTGATTGAATTCGGTAAGATCTTTTCCTGCTTTGTCCAACTGACATCTATTGTTACTAAATCCATTTTTTCAGGAAGGCTTACATGCATTGCATTAGTTCTTTCCATCACTACAACCGTAGGGCTATTTCGTAGTTTCCAATCAAGCACACCATAACCTGTGTCTATGGAATAAACCTTTTTTGCGCCATGAGCTAACAAACAATCTACAAATCCGCCTGTATTTGATCCAAGATCAGCACAAACAAGCCCATCTATCTCAACGTTAAAGTACTGTATCGCATGTTCTAATTTTTCACCTGCCCTTGAAACAAATCTCTTATGCTCAGTCATAGATCTTATTTTACCATGCTCAAATAATGAGTGTGTGTATCTGGTACAATGGATCTTCTAATCTGATCAGAAATATTCATGCGTACAGTCCTTATCACAGGTGCAAGTGAAGGCTTAGGTTTGGCTTTTGCAAAGAAATATCTTTCAGAAGGTTATCAGGTAGTAAGTGTGGCTCGTCACAACTGTCCTGTAGATGGTGTTCATTCACTTCTTGCTGACCTTATCAAGCCAGAAGATATTGATCGACTATCTGATGAGATCCATACCAGATTTCCTGATGTTAGCATCCTAATAAATAATGCTGGAACACTATTGATCGAAGAATTGGGAACTTGTGATTATCAAAAGACGTTAGAAGTTATTAAATTAAATCTAATCGCACCACTGATCTTGATTTCAAAATTGAATGACTTGATCTTAAAGAATGAAAGTGACATTGTTAATATTTGTTCTACTTCAGGGTACAAAGGCAGAAAAGGATGGGGTGCATATGGTATGTCTAGGTGGGGTAATCGTGGACTTCATGAAAATTTAAAGGAGGAGTACCATGACACAAAGGTTCGAGTTATGCTTTTTAGCCCACCAGCTCTCAAGACCGATCACTTTCTCAAAGCTGGTATCAAGGTAGATGACATGAGTGAATTCTTGGATCCAGCAGTTCTAGCTGATACCCTTTATGACCTAACAAATTCACCCAAGAACATGCAGGTCGGAGAGATCATTATCAATAAAAAGCCTTTGAGCCCATCCCGCTAACCTATAGCGACACCGTATCTTCTTGGGGAGAAGGTGTCTTCTAATTAGTAGGAATAAAACTTATTTCCCTTACGCGCTATAAGTTAGCGGGATGGGATATAGTCCATAATGTATACCACCCCGCAAATATGATGCAACCCAAATAGAAAACATTTCAGAGGGATGCACAAGGTACGGCAACAAAGCCATCATCATACTACTCCATACCTTGTGCATTAAAATATCACCACTAGTAACCTGCTTGTCTTTACGACATAATTATCTACAAAATAAATACTGGAAAAAGTAATACTTTTCCCAGAGAAACGATAATTTCCATGTCACTAACGGATCCTTATCAGCCCCTCACCAACTCTTGTTACGGCACCTCAACCTCCCAACTATCCATATCTCAAAAGTGATGTGTAATAAGTAATTGAAATAGGATATGATTGGGAGGAACATATAGAGTGGTAAAAAGGCATAGTATCTGAACTTTCCTAGAGGTTAGGATCGGATTGGTTGTAATTTGTCTTTCTGTATGTGCACCTATTTAAACTATAAGTTAGCGGGAAAAAACGATCCAATACACCCTCCATCGAAAAGAGTACAAATTCGATGTTCCTTTCGATATATTCTCTACATATCAAGTAGATGTTGGCTCTGATCTTCTACTCGACACGATGTTTCGTCGTGACCCAATCAAGATAAAAGTCAACAAAGCCTTTGATCTGGGAAGCGGATACGGGGCATTAGGGATAGTCATAGCTCAAAAGATCCCGAGTGCACATCTCACAATGGTAGATAAAGACCTTCTAGCAATAAGATATGCCAAAAGAAATGCCGATCTAAACAGCGTATCGGATAGGGTTGATATATTCGGAAGTGTCGGAATTGACTCGATCGAAGAAAAAGATTACCAACTTGGAGTAAGTAATATCCCAGCAAAGATCGGTGATAGTGCAATAGAGGAAGAATTCATACTAAAACCGATAAGTCTCCTAAGTAAGGGAGGAGAGTACTGGTTTGTTGTGGTGAATGCATTAAATCGCATAATTCCTCGAATAGGTAATAGTAACCAGATAGATCTAAAGCAGATCTCTAAGCGTGTCGGACATTCTGTATATCGCTATATAAAAAAATAGGGCCTGTTAGTATACATAAACATATAAATAGGACAGTTTGCCCAGAAGTCTGTCGAGACGATCTGTTCTAAACTGTTCTAATTGATACGGTATGGCTCGATCCGTTGTAGCTCTCTCCTGCCATGCACAGAGTCAAATGTAGAAGTCATATCTGTCCCGCATTGAAAGATATCTCCCCCAGAATGTTGTCTCCTGAACGGTTGGATGTCGTATTGAACCCCTTTCACAGTAATGATACATGTGTCAAGAGCAGGAGTTGGTTGTGGTGTTGGAACGTTACTATTATTGTTGGGTTGGGGATTGGCACTATCTTGAACATTGTTCTGCTGTATGGGATCGTTAGTTGTACCAATGTTTTGAGAGGAGGGTGAAGAACTGTCTAAAAGATCCGTAACGACAGGTTTCATCAGAACCCCACCAATCACAATCAGCAGACTGATCAAAGATGCAGTTATAATAAATTTTGGAATACTCATAGCGTTTTGAAATCAAATTCTTCAAAAATTATTCTATCGCTCTCTACACCAATATCTATTAGATATTGGTAGAAAGTATCTAATAAACTCCTAGGACCACATAAAAAATAATCTGTTTCCAACGGTTTACTTAGATGGTCTACTACACTTTTCGGTTGAAGATAACCAAGCTCGCTTGTCACATGTTTAGTGAAGTGGATCTTAGACATACCTGATGTCATCTCATGTATCTGCTTGTCAAATAGGTCTTCTTCTTGTTTCTTAACTGTATGAAAAATGTAGGTTTGTCGTCGCTCTCCATTTGTGTGTATATGCTCCAACATACTCATGAACGGTGTGACACCAATACCTCCTGCGATCCATACAGCTTCATCAGTTTGGTCGAAATATCTCTTTGAGAACTCTCCGTGTGGTTCCGTCACCAAAGCAATATCGTCAGTAGAAAGCCTCTCTAATTGCTCTGTGAAATCCCCCAAACTTTTTACAGCGATATGTAGCTCATCGTTTGTCGACCGCAAGATACTAAAGGGATGGGATTCTGCAGTGATGTTAGGGTCTTTGCTTAAAAACTTGAAAAATGCAAATTGACCGGGTCGGATCTTGAGGGGTTTAGAAAGTGGGGTCATTTTTATCTGAACGATATTTTCCTTCTTGATCATCTCAGTAACTTTGTACCGATATTTGAATGCACTACGTTCATATATAAAGAGCTTATAGATCCAACTGATCAAAGCGAACATGAATAATAGGATGAACCAGCTCCTCAGCAGTAGACTCTCTGATATATCACTGCTGACTGTGAAAATATGCAATGCAGAAAGTGCTATCATTACACTTGTGATCTTATGTACGATCTTCCAGCTACGATATGACAATCGTATATATATCGTTGTCACGATCATGATAATAAGTGCATAAAATGCTAATATCCCAGCTGTGTATGAAAGGTTAGTACCCGGTATCAGATATTGATATGGATCAATTATGATCGATACAGATCGCAGGAGCAGTGTTCCTAGATGGATTACGATAGATGTAGTAGCGATCACTCCAAGTGTACGATGCTCTCGATACAACTTGTCTTGTGAGCCTATAAACATCTCAAGGATCCTTGATCTGCTAGAGAGGATCGGTTCAATTACAATTGCAGTTGCACCTACCATTGCAGATAATTGAACGATAGACCTAAGCACATTATTTGATATATCACTGATAGATCCTTTTGATAATAACCACAACAATGCAGTCAGCAAGAAAGGAGAGTATACAAAGAACTTTATTCTTTTCAAAATGGATTATTTATGTAGATCTTATGCATAGAGTATATAACAACATTGTGAAGAGAATGTGAAGTAATCTATTACGATCAAACAATGCTGTAAATGTCGTATGGGGCTTGATAAATACGCATAGAATAAGTATAAGTATATTATGAAGATAGGGGTAAAAGGAGCAACAGGTGAATCAAGCAAGGTATTTATCGAGTTGCAACTTGAGGATGCAGGTTTTGTTGGTTGTGAATACGATGTGTCTTTGAAAAAACTTAAGATTCCTGATATCTATAGAGAGGAGTTAGATGAGATAGCAATGTCGATCGCCGAAACTGGTGATTATTTACTTGAACTTGATGATTAATTCATGAAGCGTGTAAAATTACTCGGAAAATTGGAACAGAAAGTTATGAATGTCTTATGGTCATGTAAATGTTCCATGACACCTAGAGAAGTGCTTGAAACATTGGATGATGGTCATGCGTACACAACCATAATGACCATCATGACAACTCTATATGAAAAAGGATTCCTTGAAAGAGATCAACAGGGTAAGGGATATACATATTCCGTGAAGAGTACGATGGAGGAATATGCAAAGAATCGTCTATCCAGTCATTTTGATGAGATCCTTAATAATTTCGGTGATATAGCAGTTGCCCAATTCGTACAATCCTTGGGAGATGATCCAAAGAATATGAAAATATTGCAAGATGCCATCAATAAAGCCAAAAACAAGAAAAAACAGTAAATTTACGCCCCTAATACTTATCGCATTTCTATCCACACTAATTGGGTTAGTATCCTATCTTGTTGTTCTGACAGCACTGATCTTCAGGTCATTCATACTTTCTGAAAGTGTGATCGAGGGTAATTGGAAGGAAGTAGGGCAGATGTGTATAAATGCATACCAACAAGTCGGAGGTACCGGATTGCTATTTTCAATAATTTTCACTTCAGCCTCTATACTTTTACTACTAAAAACGATCAGGGCGATATATCGGACAATTTCATGGTATCTGATCACAGAAAAGCAGATACGAAAAATTAGCGTAATTTCAGAGATATCAGGTGTAAATGTATTTGAGGGGGACAAACCATTTGCTTTCACTGCAGGTTTGTTATCCCCTAAGATCTATATATCAAATTGGTATCTGGAGAACTTGGATCAAGAAGAGCTCTGCTCTTTGATCTTACATGAGAAGTATCACCAAGCCAATCGACATCCATTAATGATAGTTCTTGATAGATTGACAGCTGAGATAGTCCCGTTTTATCAGGGATCTGCTACATTTCGAACGTTGCTAGAGGTGTCAGCCGACTCATATGTCAAAGATCAACAAGGTGATGGATTATCGATCTTAACTGGCTTGAAAAAAAGTTTAGAGTGGTCAGATCCATCTCGGATATCAAATTTAGCTATAGCACCATCAGCCTATGGTCATCTGAGGATATCAAGTATATCTGATGGTGTACCGAGGACATTCATTTTCCGAACAGTCCTAAACCCACTTTCAGCTATGTTTGTATTACCCGCATTACTTATGCTTTTGAATTTCCAATCAAGTGTCAGTGGGGTTTATGCTGCTAGTTCATACCCTGTAGATTCTTCAGAATGTAGGCAATATACAGAGATAAATATGTCTAGGGAAGTACAAACACTCGAGAGATTTTTCACTCCGATCAAAAAATGATTGACATAAAATCGAGTATCTACTATACAAGTAGTAGATAAAATTTTCAGGAATTTAATATATGGCTAAGTCCATGAACGAATCTGAGTCAACAGATGGTGTGATCACTATCGATGTGAAAGCATTAATGACTCCTTTGTCTATAATCATAGGTGCTGTGATCATCTCTGGGGTGATCTTCGTTACCAGAAATGACGGAAACGTAGCTGGTACAGCGATCAACACAGGGTCTGAAACTGGAGGAACAGTTCCAACAGAAGATGTACAACCTACTTTAAACGGTAGTACAACCCTTGATGATGATCCTGTGATGGGAGATCTTGATACTGCCAAGGTTGCGATCGTAGAATTTAGTGACTATGAATGTCCGTTTTGTAAGCGACATCATGAAGAAACAAAAGATCAGATCATCAGTCAATATATCGATACAGGTGATGCTGTGATGGTGTTTCGTGATTTCCCCTTGAGTTTCCATGATCCACTCGCTACACAAGAAGCAATGGCAGCAGAGTGTGTGCAGGATCTTGCAGGTGACGCTAAGTATTATGAATATGGAGATCTGATCTTTGGTGCTACGAACTCGAATGTAGGATTAGACCCAGCAGAACTATATACCTTAGCAGGACAAGTTGGTGTTGATGCAGATGATTTCAAGAAATGCTTAGATTCCGAACAGTTCAAAGACGAAGTAACCAAGGACCTTGCTGATGGTCAGGCAGCCGGTGTGACCGGTACTCCTGGCTTCATAATCGGCAAGCTCGATAAGGATGGAAATGTCGTAGGAGAGGTTATCGCAGGTGCACAGCCATTCTCAGTGTTTCAAGCTACAATTGAAAAATATCTTAAGTAGTTTTTAAAGACAGGGCTTTGATCTAGTTCAAAGCCCTGAATCTCTAATTTCAATCAGATCTTGATGGAAGAACTAAAAGAGCGATTAAAACCTGTACTAATTGTAGTAGGTCTATCAGTTGTAGGACTACTGTTTGTGGTCCTATTAGGTAGTTCAGGAGGTAGTAAACAGAAGGTTGATGACGGAATTTTAAAAACTGCTGTATCAGTAGGTGATAAGGCAAGAGGTAAACTTGATTCGAAAGTGGTAGTAACAGAATTTGCAGATTTCCAATGCCCTGCATGCAAGACATTTTCACCTGTATTACAACAGTTATTTGATGAATACGGTGACAGGGTAGCATTCCAATATCGGCATTTTCCTTTGTTGAGCATTCACCCAAATGCTAATGAAGCCGCTAGAGCAGCACAAGTTGCTGCAACAGAAGGGAAATTCTGGGAAATGCACGATCTGCTGTATGAGAGACAATCTGATTGGTCTAAAGTGAGTGGTTCTGATGCTGGAGAGATCTTTGCTGATTATGCAGAGGAACTTGATATCAATAGGGATTCTTTTGTTGAAGCTTACAACAGTGAGGAGATCATAGGTATTGTAAATTCTGAGCTGGATCAGGCAAACGAGTTGAGATTAGAGGGTACTCCGACTGTATTTGTAAATCAGAAACAGAGTAGGTCTCTTTCATATCAAGATATCAAAGATCTGATTGAGCTTGAACTTTCAGCGGTATCAACAGATGAATAGGTATCTTCTATACATCGTGATCATCTTGGTGGTAATTCTGGGTGGAGTATATTTTTTCAGACGAGATAAAAGTGCAGTAGCGCAAGATGTACATTATCATGCGTCATTCCATATTTTAGATGAGAATTCTACACCTTTAGATCTTTCAGGTATTGAATATATGTCGATCTCCCCTTGTGGAGATGAGGAAGAGGCACATGATGCTGAAAAAGGGGAGGTACATCTGCACGATAGTATTGGTGATATTGTTCATGTACACGGATCAGAAATGGAATGGGGTGATCTGTTCGAATATCTGAAGATCGATCCTACGGGATATAACGCTATTATCAATGAAAATCTGTATACAAATTTTGATAGTGTGGTCATAAACCCATATGATCGCGCATTATTCTTTCAGAAGGGTGATACTGTAGATTCTACTCTTTTCAACTCTGTCCCAGATCGAAAGTACATTGAGAAAGTTGAAGAACTATCCGAAACATGTTCATCAACTTCAGGTTGATCTTCCATAGGATCAAATCCTTGAACCTACCCTCTAGCCTGTTTACCTCTGCTATGGTAAATTAGGTTAACAATGTTTATTCATACAAATTATGGATGAATATCAGAGATATCATGTCAAAGGCGTTAAAGATCCTAAGGAAGCTGATTATTTGATCAAGCTCCTAGAAGAAGCTGGCTACTATCAATGTGAATTTGAGATGAGTAGTTCTGAGTTATATATCCCTATAGCTTTTGCAGATATGATCGATGATATCGAAGAACTTATGCTTGATAATGGTATCGAACTACTTGAAGATTGAACCCTGCTTCCAACGATATTTTCACCAAAGATCCTTATTATGAACCAAACTTAATACGCCATGCGTAAGTATGGTGAAAAAGTTTAGTCTCCCTTCGCGAATCCAATGCTCGGAAAAACGGACATATAACAAAAATACCCCGAACGTAAAGTCGATATATTTTTATAAGCTTGTTTTTTGGTTGAAAAAGAAGTGTAGTAGGTGTAGTATTACACCTGTACAAGGTGTATCATTTTAATGATAAAAGAGAATATGAAAAATAATTCCCTTACTCAAAGGCAGAGGAAGCTATACAACATTATCGAAACGTATATACGGGATAATGATAGTTCACCAACTCTTTCAGAACTTATGGAAGAGATGGGGATAAGTACCAAAAAGGGTGTAGCATTTCATCTTGATGCGTTGGAAAGAAAGGGGTATATCACTCGAACAGGAGGTTCGCGTGGGATAAGGTTGATAAAAGATATGTCAGGTCAATTCGTACCTATCGCGATAATTGGGTATGCAAATGCCGGAGAACCTCTGATCGATGCTCAGGAAGAATTCATTGGTGAAATAATGGTTGAGGAAAAGATAATCCGTCCAAGACGTAAGGTTTTTGGTATAGAGTTACGGGGAGATTCTATGAATCAACGAGTGATGAATGGTGTGAAAATGGATAATGGGAATTATGTGATCGTAG
This region includes:
- the lexA gene encoding repressor LexA, which gives rise to MKNNSLTQRQRKLYNIIETYIRDNDSSPTLSELMEEMGISTKKGVAFHLDALERKGYITRTGGSRGIRLIKDMSGQFVPIAIIGYANAGEPLIDAQEEFIGEIMVEEKIIRPRRKVFGIELRGDSMNQRVMNGVKMDNGNYVIVAKDVAINDGDVVIATINGSATVKTYHRKGDMLILSPESDNPIHHPIYMSFDTDLILGKVITVLDNPAHQG
- a CDS encoding TlyA family rRNA (cytidine-2'-O)-methyltransferase; this encodes MTEHKRFVSRAGEKLEHAIQYFNVEIDGLVCADLGSNTGGFVDCLLAHGAKKVYSIDTGYGVLDWKLRNSPTVVVMERTNAMHVSLPEKMDLVTIDVSWTKQEKILPNSIKLLQSDGQILSLVKLHYESPNIWLSEGKLHDDKIQEVIDIVITKITSLGLNIQGYVRSPIVGKKAGNTEYLFHITL
- a CDS encoding SDR family oxidoreductase, whose translation is MRTVLITGASEGLGLAFAKKYLSEGYQVVSVARHNCPVDGVHSLLADLIKPEDIDRLSDEIHTRFPDVSILINNAGTLLIEELGTCDYQKTLEVIKLNLIAPLILISKLNDLILKNESDIVNICSTSGYKGRKGWGAYGMSRWGNRGLHENLKEEYHDTKVRVMLFSPPALKTDHFLKAGIKVDDMSEFLDPAVLADTLYDLTNSPKNMQVGEIIINKKPLSPSR
- a CDS encoding BlaI/MecI/CopY family transcriptional regulator, with protein sequence MKRVKLLGKLEQKVMNVLWSCKCSMTPREVLETLDDGHAYTTIMTIMTTLYEKGFLERDQQGKGYTYSVKSTMEEYAKNRLSSHFDEILNNFGDIAVAQFVQSLGDDPKNMKILQDAINKAKNKKKQ
- a CDS encoding thioredoxin domain-containing protein; this translates as MEELKERLKPVLIVVGLSVVGLLFVVLLGSSGGSKQKVDDGILKTAVSVGDKARGKLDSKVVVTEFADFQCPACKTFSPVLQQLFDEYGDRVAFQYRHFPLLSIHPNANEAARAAQVAATEGKFWEMHDLLYERQSDWSKVSGSDAGEIFADYAEELDINRDSFVEAYNSEEIIGIVNSELDQANELRLEGTPTVFVNQKQSRSLSYQDIKDLIELELSAVSTDE
- a CDS encoding methyltransferase: MQYTLHRKEYKFDVPFDIFSTYQVDVGSDLLLDTMFRRDPIKIKVNKAFDLGSGYGALGIVIAQKIPSAHLTMVDKDLLAIRYAKRNADLNSVSDRVDIFGSVGIDSIEEKDYQLGVSNIPAKIGDSAIEEEFILKPISLLSKGGEYWFVVVNALNRIIPRIGNSNQIDLKQISKRVGHSVYRYIKK
- a CDS encoding DsbA family protein, which produces MNESESTDGVITIDVKALMTPLSIIIGAVIISGVIFVTRNDGNVAGTAINTGSETGGTVPTEDVQPTLNGSTTLDDDPVMGDLDTAKVAIVEFSDYECPFCKRHHEETKDQIISQYIDTGDAVMVFRDFPLSFHDPLATQEAMAAECVQDLAGDAKYYEYGDLIFGATNSNVGLDPAELYTLAGQVGVDADDFKKCLDSEQFKDEVTKDLADGQAAGVTGTPGFIIGKLDKDGNVVGEVIAGAQPFSVFQATIEKYLK
- a CDS encoding M56 family metallopeptidase, with translation MPSIKPKTRKNSKFTPLILIAFLSTLIGLVSYLVVLTALIFRSFILSESVIEGNWKEVGQMCINAYQQVGGTGLLFSIIFTSASILLLLKTIRAIYRTISWYLITEKQIRKISVISEISGVNVFEGDKPFAFTAGLLSPKIYISNWYLENLDQEELCSLILHEKYHQANRHPLMIVLDRLTAEIVPFYQGSATFRTLLEVSADSYVKDQQGDGLSILTGLKKSLEWSDPSRISNLAIAPSAYGHLRISSISDGVPRTFIFRTVLNPLSAMFVLPALLMLLNFQSSVSGVYAASSYPVDSSECRQYTEINMSREVQTLERFFTPIKK
- a CDS encoding ferric reductase-like transmembrane domain-containing protein codes for the protein MKRIKFFVYSPFLLTALLWLLSKGSISDISNNVLRSIVQLSAMVGATAIVIEPILSSRSRILEMFIGSQDKLYREHRTLGVIATTSIVIHLGTLLLRSVSIIIDPYQYLIPGTNLSYTAGILAFYALIIMIVTTIYIRLSYRSWKIVHKITSVMIALSALHIFTVSSDISESLLLRSWFILLFMFALISWIYKLFIYERSAFKYRYKVTEMIKKENIVQIKMTPLSKPLKIRPGQFAFFKFLSKDPNITAESHPFSILRSTNDELHIAVKSLGDFTEQLERLSTDDIALVTEPHGEFSKRYFDQTDEAVWIAGGIGVTPFMSMLEHIHTNGERRQTYIFHTVKKQEEDLFDKQIHEMTSGMSKIHFTKHVTSELGYLQPKSVVDHLSKPLETDYFLCGPRSLLDTFYQYLIDIGVESDRIIFEEFDFKTL